The stretch of DNA actgaaaaagaaacataagagTTCAAAAGTATAGCATCTGAAACAGGAAATGACAGAGGTAGTTTGAAACTGAAAAGATCTGGACACCATTTAAAAGCTTTGGTAAGGATAGTCTGAAGAAGCAGAAAATTATGAGTGTGTTTCTCAAGAGACAGGAAAAGGCAGTCAACGTCATTACAAGATCCACTATCAGAGTCAGCAATAAATAACTATACAGTCAAGATCTCTTGAATCATAAAACTTATGCAATTACTAATGGGGGACATGTGGAGACAGTGGCAGGCACAATATGGCCCAAAGCAGACCTCATCATCACTAGCTGTGATTCCTTGAGCATGCACTAAACCTCCCTGAGTCTTTTTAATACAACCTTTGAAGGCCagtttccatttacagttattacaaaatactggctatactccctgtgttgtacaacataTCTTTGAGTCTTAATGTCCtcttctatgaaaaaaaaaggtctgaaaaTCTGAAGAGTTTCAAGTGAGATTTAACACAGAGCTCTTTAAAACCTAAAggtagaatgaaaatgaaaatacaacatactaaAATCTGTGGAACACAGCTAAAGCCCTGCTGAGAGGGAAATTCATTAACACCATGTGCCTATATTAGAAAGGAGTAAAAGTCTCAAATCAGTGATCTAAGGTTTCCCCTCAAgaacttagaaaaagaagagcaaaataaaccaaaagcaagcaaaggaaataaagataagatcagTAATCAGTttattgaaaatacaaaaataatagagaaaaaccaatgaaacaaatagttctttgaaaagatcaatgaaactgacaaacttctagcaagactgacaaaggCAGAAGatgcaaattaccaatatcaggaatgaaacagggaCTGTCACTAcagactgaagaaatcaaaaggataataagataatattatgaacaactccaTACACAGAAACTTGACCACTTGGAAGGAATGGATCACAAAACCACACATCATCACAACTCACCCAATGTGAAATAACGTGAATAGCCAGATAACTAGTAAGGAATTGAAATCTGTAAGTTTAAAAGTCCCTCTCCGTAAACTAATATGTAGACTTAATGCAGtatctatcaaaatcccagcaaaatTCTTTGTAGGTAGACAagactattctaaaatttataatgaaaggcaaagaaactagaatagccaaaaaaatttttgaaatataagaaTAAAGTGAGAAGCATCAGTCGACTCTATTTCAAGACTTATTTATgtagctacaggaatcaagactgCATGCTAACAGAGACCCCAGAAAGAGAGCCACACAAACACGCTCAACTGATTTTTGATGaaagtgcaaaagcaattcaagaGAGGACAGATAGCCTTTCCAACAAATGCTGGAGCATCCATAAGCCAAAAATGACCCTTGACCTAAGTCTTGtatcttatacaaaaattaactcaaaatgggtcataggTTCAGATGTAAAacaaactataaaactgttaggaaaaaaattagagaaaacctTTGGTATTTTGAGTtaggcaatggattcttagactTGACACAAAGGTACAATCCGTATGatgaaaaactgataaaatggatgttatcaaaacttttaaaaatgtttgctctgcaaaagattctttaagaggatgaaaaaaaacctacaaagaatgagaaaaaacatttgcaagGACTGGtgtctagaatatatattttaaaccacaTAGCAAGGACTGGtgtctagaatatatattttaaaaacatctaaaatcagcagtaaaaaaaaaatccaattagacaatgtgcaaaagaaatgaagagacatttcactgaagagaatatacagatggcaaacaagcacattagaaaaatgcaagttaaaaccccAATATATCATTACATACCTATCGGAAGGTCTAAATAAAAAAACAGGAACACCAAGcgctggggaggatgtggaaaaactggtcTTGCGTACATTGCTGACGGGAATGAAAAACGGTGCAGAAACTCTGGGAAAGAGTTCGGCAGTTTCTTAtgaaactaaacatgcaactgtCATGTGAATCCCGGAGAACTGACGACTTACACCTTCCTCATGCTACATTActaaagcagctttattcataacagcccaacactggaaacaacctaggtgtccttcaaagtgtggtatatccaccccctggaatactactcagcaattaaaaggaacaaactaatGATACTTGCGACACCTGAATGAACCTCCAGAGGACGCTGCTGAGTGAAAAATATCCAATCCCCAAAGGTTACACACTGGGTGATCCCATTATATATCATTCTCGAAATGACAAACTCATAGAAATCACAGACTGCAGTAGTTGCTAGGGGCTAAGGAGGAGGTGGAGTGGAAAGGAATTGGCTGTGGCTACAAAAGGGCAGCGACGGGCCCTGGGGCGAAGGAGAGCCCTGTCCTCACACAGCAGAGTCAGTGTCCTGGGTGTGCTCTTCACTGTGGTTGGCAGCGTGTTACTATTAAGGAAGACTGGGTAAAGGGTGCTGGGGAATTCTGTTACTTCTCACAGTTGCACAAGAatttacaattatctcaaaaagtttaattaaaggTAAACTTATTGCAAAATAAGCACAGCAACTGACAAGAAATCCACCATCAATTAAATGATTAAACTCTCTCCAGCCCAAGTTTAATTCTGAAGACTGAACTTCACTCTGAACCAAAGAGTTTAAAACACATTTTCCTCACCCACACGTGCACACAAACACAGCAACGGTAACAAGGCAGTCCAGACAGGAAAGCTGAGACCTCCCTAACGACAGGACACAGATGAAAGAGACCTGGGCTGAATAAGGACAAAAACCCTCCTCCAGGCTCTATCAAACTAACGGGCTGTGTGACTTGGGAACATCACCCAACCTCTCAGGTCCCCACAACCTAAACTTTTAATCTGGGAGACTGCTTAGACCAGCActtttcaaactttttggtctcaggtcCCCGAAGAGTTTTTGTTTACAAGGATTACGACCACTGATATTTGTAGtatcagaaattaaaacaaaattttcaaaaggcAAGTGGTCCTTCCACAACTTATAGCGTCTGGAAAACTCCACGGCACTCAcaagagaatgagagtgaaaagggCAAGGAACAGCTTGGAATGGCCGAGGACACAACTGTGACCATCCCACGGCTTACTCTGAAATGAGATCAGTGCATAAAAGGGACTTGAAAGGTAGAAAACACCGAACAAATCAGCCACATCAGTTCTTTTAACAGAAAAGGGCGCCAAGGCGGGAGAAAAAGGCTCCAATCCCAAGGAGGTCGATACTGGGTAAAATGGGGGGCTTCTGAAGGCCTGGGAGGCCGAGTCAGTGGGCCAGCCCGCCACCGGCCCGCTCTCGCGCGTTCGGGACCGTTACAGAAACCGCCCCCGCTTCAGACTCAACTTCAGGGAAGACGGGAAGCCCCGCGAAGCCTCGGCCACCGGGAGGGGCCGTGGCAGGAAGGCGGGGGTcccggggagggggggcgggggacTCACCAGGTGCCGCGCCACCTCGGAAGACATGGTACGAGCGGGTCTGGGCGGGCGGACGGCCAGCGATGCGGCTGCAGCCGGCCGGATGGCGCGTCCAGCGGCTGAGGGACGCTGGGGGCCGGACgggacggggcggggcgggcgggaggGAAAAAGGGAGGAGCGGCGGAGAGGGGTCCGGCGGCCTCAGTGACGTAGAGGGCCGGGCGGGATAGCGCGGGGCGGGGTCCGGTCGGGAAAGGAGGAGAGCTGAGGGGAGGGGTCCCGCGGCCTCAGTGACGTGGGGTCCGGGCGGATGGCGCGGCGGGCAggggtccaagagggaggggaggggaaatgagAGGAGGGGTCCAGCGGCCTCAGTGAGCTGGGGGGCGAGGCGGGCTGCGCGTCTCCACCGCGCCCAGATGCCGCGCGCGCGAAGCGGGCCTGTCACAGGAGTGCCCGGACCTTTTAGAGAACGACCAGTTAGTGCCGGGGAGGGAATGGAGCACACTCGGGACGCGAGGAGAAAGACGCGTGGAAAAGCGGACACTGCTTTTCCGACAGCCGGGGCGGGGCTGGAGCACAGATTGCGGCCGGAGCGGGCGCCGGAAGTGGGCGGGGCCTGGGCGTGTCCCCTGGCAGGAGCGGCCATTGCGGACCGCTCACGGGCCGGAAGTGGGTGGAGCCAGGGCGTGTTCTCCGGGGAGAGCACTGATTGCGGCCTGCGCGGGGACTGAAAGGGGGCGGGGCGGACAGGAGCTGGGCCCGCGGGAGCTGTAAGGCGGCCAGTGCGAAGGCCGGAAGTGGGCGTGTCCGTCCGGCGGGGGCGTGTCCGCGGGCGCGGCCGGGGGGCTGTGGCGGCTAGTCAGGCCGCTGCGGCGCCCGAGGAGCCTGAGGAGGGGTCAGCCGCGTCGGTGCGGCGCCGGCCAGGTGCGCGGCCACGGATGGAGGGTCCAGTGGAGTGCGGGGCCCGGGACCAGGCCGAGCTGGAGCAGCCCGTCGGCGGCGCCCTGGGCGGGACGCCCGAGCAGCGCGCCAGCGGCCGCCTCAGGGAGCCGGGGCACTCGGCGGCAGACCCCGCCGACCCCTCCGACCCCGCGGACGAAGCCCCGAGCGCGCCCCCGGGGAGGCGGCCCCGCGGCGGCCCCGCGGAAGAGGGCGCGCGGCCCGAGGTGCCTGGCGATGCGCCGCGGCCCGGCCGCCCCGCGCCCCGGGAGGCAGCGGGCAGCTCCCCGCAGCTGCGGCGCGGCCCCGGGGGCGCGGACGGCGCGGCGGCAGAGGAGGAGGGCGCGGGCGCGCTGACGCTGGACCCGCTGGAGCACGCGTGGATGCTGTCGGCCGCCGACGGCCGCTGGGACAGCCTAGAGGGGCTGCTGGCCTGCGAGCCCGGCCTGCTGGCCAAGCGCGACTTCATCACCGGCTTCACCTGCCTGCACTGGGCGGCCAAGCACGGCCGGCAGGAGCTGCTGGCCCTGCTGGTGCGCTTCGCGGGCCAGCACCGGCTGCCGGTGAACATCAACGCGCGCACAAGCGGCGGCTACACCGCACTGCACCTGGCGGCCATGCACGGGCACGTGGAGGTGGTGAAGCTGCTGGTCGGGGCCTACGACGCCGACGTGGACGTGCGCGACTACAGCGGCAAGAAGCCTTCGCAGTACCTGAGCCCGAGCACCGCCGAGGAGATCCGGACCCTGGTGGGCGCCCTGGACGAGGACGAAGCCGAGAGCACGGCGGGCAGCGGGGGAGGGCGCTGGAGGCTCTCGAGGGTGCTGCCCTCGACCCTCATCTCCGGCAGGCTCTCGCACGCTCTGGAGGACGGCGgggaccaccaccaccatcaccatcacctggcCGAGGGATTGGCTGCGGGCAAAGCGAAGGAGCCGGGTCGCAAAGCCTCGGGCAGCTCTAGTGGGCGGATGAAACCCAGACTCAACAAAATCCGCTTCCGAACCCAGATCATCCACACCACACCCTCTTTCAGAGACCCGGAGCAGCCCCTTGAGGAGGGGGAGGACGAAGAGGAGGACCGGTCTTTTAAAGGCCACTCATCCTCATTCAAACTGAGACCCAAGTCCAATGTATTCGggtaaaaatgatttcttttagaACGTTCTAAGACTTGTTTGTCGTCTTAGGAATAGGGTACTAGGTGTAGACAAGGAAGTGAGACCAGAAAAGACTTAAGCTAAATGCTGCATTCTTACTTCGGGGGGTTGGAAAGGATGGGGAGGAATTCTCCTTAGCAGTATGGCTGCAGTGGATTTCCAAGCGATTCCTCAAACCTTGACCTAGGCCTCTTTTCCCCCTGCCACCCTTCTGCGCTGCAGTCCCTGTTTCTAAGGACTGAAAGTGTATCAAAATCAGGTGCAGAGCTGGTGACTGAGGGTCCCTTTGATTGAAACATTGCCGGCTACCATGCAGAGTAAGGAGCATTGCACATTCGTATCTGTTTTTAATAGTGGCGACTCTTCCAAGAGCAACAGGAAATGCAAATTGTAATGAAGCTGGTAGTGTTTGTAAGTGTGAACAAACCGACATACTACCCTGTGTTTTTACTAATGGCATTTGATTTTAAGATGCTACTGAAGGTCAGGTCAGAGTTGAAATGCACAAATACTAATTAGAGAATAATGTGAATACAATTGGAAATCTCTTGGTACCCTACTTGTAAGTAGTGTTCACCTCTTTTCAAAAGCAATTTCAGCTTGGGTCACTGAACTAAAGAAATAGGCAACATTCACTTTTGAGTTAATCTGTTGTGTGGTTTCCTCTTAATTATCTCTAATACCACTGCACTTAGTATTACGGTACATTATTAATAactacataaatttttatttaaagaaaacactttttagCAACCTATGGTACTTTTAAGTAAATGTTACCTCTGGTTCTGATTCTTACTAACTTGTTTTGCTTTTCCAAAAGTCTGAATTTGTCTGAGTTTTTATTCTGGGGGTAATTTAACTGTTGGTTCTACTTGGCATGACCCTGTTTGACAGTGCTTAGAGTTGAATTGCCTACAGAAACTGTTTCTGGTTTAGATTATTAACAAAAATTGACATAAATGTTAATGAACTGATGCTTCTGTGAAGTAATTATTAAATCAACTTAATATTTTCACATaaggtacacttttttttttttttgcggaacgcgggcctctcactgttgtggtctctcccgttgcggagcacagcctccggacgcgcaggctcagcagccatggctcacgggcccagcccctccgcggcatgtgggatcttcccggaccggggcacaaacccgtgtcccctgcatcggcaggtggactctcaaccactgcgccaccagggaagcccaaggtacactttttattttactaatgaaATACATTCATAGTCTCAATACTTTGTAGCAATGTTTTGCAAATGTTTAAAGTACTCAATCTTTGCAGTTTTCCAGTGTTTCCTTGAATCTATTAGAGACATGGAGTGAAGTTATTGGAAAGCTGGCTAGTAAATCTACCCAGTTAAAAATAGCActttataaaagggaaaagaaaatagacgggactatttctatatttaaatgcTGCTGGTTATTGAATCccttcacatataagtgaaaaaatattggtcattaaaattaaagactCGTTTAACTGTGGTTCTTAATTATATTTCGTTCAAATATGTTAGGGTGAATGTCTTTATAATTATTGTTCAATTTAGCTCACAGGCATATTAAATTCACTTGTAACAAGATTCAAAACGACTTGTGGGAGACTAATTCCAAAACGTCCTCCTCCCTTGGTCTTTTTGGTCTCCTAGTTGCTGCAATGTAAGTATTGCAGCCTGTAGTGATGACAGAGTTAACAGATTTCAGAGTGAATGAACCAATACATGAACTGCACAGAACTGGTGTTTAGAGAGTTCTTAGATCTTTAATTTCCAAAGTTGTAGAAATTTGTAACAAGTTGGTCACACCTCTCTAGACAGCAATTGATTTTGTATAAAGACTAACGAAAAACattcacataaaatatataaaccattGTCCATTGGTGTgcctttacttttgttttaggATTATGGAAGTGGGATATGTACATTTGAGAAGCACTTTTATCCATACGTGTGGGTGAAAATCTAATTTTGTATAAATCAAAATTAGGTTCCTTGAAGGTGAAAAGCAGTCATTTGTTCCGGATCATAACCACATTGCCTGTATCTAGTGTGGGATAAGTTGTAACTTCTCACTGAGTCTAAGGTTTCAAGGGCGTGTGAAGCCAGAGTGAACCATAAGAACACTGCGGAGCCACCTCCAGGTCCCACTGAACAGTGTTAATCTCTCAAATGTGTATGTTAGGGCCTAATTGCACAGAATCTGTAACTTGCTAGATCTTTAGGGATTGAGTCAATACTTAACTTGCTTTTCACATTAAAGAATTCAACTtttcagataaaatatactttgaaatttcaaaaatcatTCCTGGGGGAACTTTTAGCATTCCTTGTCATGATGTACTTGTGTGCAGTAAGTGCAGCATTTGCAGCTGCTTAACTCTGTTCctcttattttttcaatttccaAATTGAGATTATAAAAAGCAAGTGATTTGTGTAATTTGATGTTTGTGGAGTTGTGCCTACCATTAATGGAAATATGCACGTCAGTTACTCAGAGGTCGTTGATGTGAAACTGCGGTTAGAAATTCCAGGTGTGTCGGTGTGTTTCTTACAGGTGCACTGGACACTAGTGAATTTGTCACAGCTCTCTTCGCTTTTATGGTGTATAAAGTACAGCTAGCTTATAAAACTTGAGAATATGGCACTAGTCTATTCATGCCTGAAATCTTGGAGTCCAGGATGCCTTGTCTCTTACTTTTCAACTAAGTGAAACTTTGGGAGTTTAGAATGTAAAATTTGTAAAGTTTGTTTTGTCAAAATAAAACGTTCACACTAGATTTTTCCTCTGAATTGTCTAAATCGCtatagttctttatatttttacctgTCTGGGGTTTTACATTTCACACAGTGCTTTTTGAAATTTGCATCTATTTGATCCTTTTTCTATCCCTTAAATCACTGGCCATATATCCTtaatttacagataagggaatGAAGGTTGATGCTGTTCAGGGTCACAAAGTCAATGGCAGTAAGATCTCAAGACTTGATGCTTTTCCACAACATTATCTTTCCTGCACTTTGAATTGCCAAATTTTGGCAAAGGTGCTGCAGCTGGGCACCAGTAGTGGAGGAATCAGCTTGGGGAGAGGGTAGTACCTCTACcactaccttaaaaaaaaaaattcaaatgaaaggaccgacaagggattaatctccaaaacatgcaAAGAACTcatagagctcaatatcaaaaaataggtggaagatctaaatagacatttctccaaagaagatatatagttggccaaaaagcatatgaaaagatgctcaacatcacgaattattagagaaatgcaagtcaaaactacagtgagatatcacctcacaccaggaagaatgaccatcatcaaaaaatctacaaatacatgctggagagggtgtggagcaaagggaaccctcttacactgtgggtgggaaggtaaattggtgcatccacagtgtggaggttccttaaaaaactaaaaatagaattaccatacgacccagcaatcccactcctgggcgtataacTGGAGAAaagtgtaatttgaaaagatacaccccaatgttcattgcagcactatttacaatagccaggacatggaggcaaccaaaatgtccatcaacagaggaatggttaaagatgtggtacatatatacaatggaatattactcagccataaaaaagaatgaaatagtgccacttgcagcaacatagatggacctagagattgtcataccgagtgaagtaagtcagacagagaaagacaaatatatgatatcccttgtatgtggaatctaaaaagaggggtacaaatgaacttatttacaaaacagaaatagagtcacagatgtaggaaacaaacatggttaccaaaggggaaaggagggggataaattgggagattgggattgacatatacacactactatatataaaatagataactaataagaacctactgtatagcacagggaactctattcagtactctgtaatgacctatatgggaaaagaatctaaaaaagaatggatgtataTATGAGtgtaactgatttactttgctgtaaagcaggaactaacacaacattgtaaatcaactatactccaataaaaattaatttaaaataattcttaaaacccATGGCTCAAGCACACATCAGCTACCATAAACCCTCCCTTCCCAGACTGGAGCTTAAGGAAGATGGGAATgcctttttctatttcctttaataTCTATCAAACATTGGATATTAATGAATTTACTTCCTCATCAAGGTTACCTTTGATCTTTGTTTTAACCAAGTTCAGCAGGTGGCAGAGGGACTTGTGAATCTTTGCTGTAACTGTCCGCCATTGGTCCCTCTCAggaagatcttgctatgattgcTGCTggggctttttgttgttgctgttaattTAGGACAGCTTATAAAACAAGGTAAGTCTAGTTTCCGTTTCTAGAATGACTTCTTTCCTTAGAAGTACTTATCTTAAAAGGATTCATTGAGGAGCCCCCATGAAgatatctttaatttttcctagtgaaagtattttttgttttgctaaatACATGGTATTATTTAGAGTTTCTTGTAAATTAATCCTAAAAGTACTTGGGAATTTGCTGCAAACCAGTGTTCCTTCAATGATGAGTCAAATAGCTACTATTAGAGGGCTGGAAGGTGACCCTTCCTGAACCTGTTTTTCAAGATATAGCAGCAGAGTTGTTTGCAACActatcagatttcttttttctgaagtatACTGCTTTCATGTTACCAAACTTTTTTCTCCTCAATCTTCTCTTCAAATGTCAGTTTTGTCTCAGGAAGTGACTTCCCCATTCAGCTAATAAAGTGTCTGCTCTTCCATATTTATCGGGGAATGAATGACAAGTGTCCCCactggcacaatgcctggcatgtcGAAGGTACACaataagtgttttgttttaatggaaaACACTAAGGAAATTTTTCATAATGTTGCATCACATGGATAATTTCAACAATATGCATTCATTCCAATTGAATAAAGGTAAGAATTTTTCCTACAATGTGGCTGTACTGCCAGCCAGCCCCTGCATCTGCAGCCCAGCCCAAGGAACAATCTATTCCAATCCTGGAGGTAAAATCGGCTTTGTTAGGATTTTACTTTGTAAGCAACTTAAGAGATTTTCAGCAGTAAATTTGATTATAAGAAGTTTTACCTTACAAGTTTATTCAAGTACATAATCCCCAGGAGAATCTGCTTTAACTGGCTTTAAATATTCTAAGTATTATCATGCATACAAATGACTACTTATTCTGTGAAACCATAAAAAGCAAGAGAATAGGGAGATGAAGTTTATTTCAGCTTAGAGAACTTTCTAATAATCATTTTGAATATGCCATGGACTGTCACATAAGGTAGAACACTCAGCCTTTGGAAATATTTGGTCAGGGGTTACATGAGGACCTGAAAAGCTAAAATGGATCATTTTAAAGCACCCCTGTGACTGATGCAGTATTGAGAAACATCGCTCTAGGCCTTCCGCTCTGACCAAAGTTTCAGCCCAAATTTGGCTGACTTAGAATGAAGCTTAATAGTAAAGTAGGATCAtaaaagtttgttgtttttttttaaaccaaacttTACGCCGCTCTGATCAAAGAACCTGGAAGCGCCTGTTAGAATATTCTTCTGGGTCTCTAAGAAACTTCGAGCTAAATAGTCTAGAAAGATAATTGAGAATCCTTGACATTTGTCCAGAAGTTTCCAATATTGATGAATGTGATCTTCAAGTTTTGTCTTCATCCATTCGGCCTGCTGAAACAGAAtcccatagactaggtggcttgtaaacaacagTTACAAGTTGAGTTTGTTTTTCCACAGTCATGGAAGCCGGGGGCACAAGATCAAGGCCCCGGCAAATTTGGTGTCcagtgagggcccacttcctggttcacagatggccGGCTGTTCCCTGTGTCCTCCCACTGTCGCGTCAGAGGGTCTCTGGTAAGGGCAATAATCCCGTCATTAGATGAAGCCCTCCAAAAGGCCCCAC from Phocoena sinus isolate mPhoSin1 chromosome 13, mPhoSin1.pri, whole genome shotgun sequence encodes:
- the SOWAHC gene encoding ankyrin repeat domain-containing protein SOWAHC — encoded protein: MPRARSGPVTGVPGPFRERPVSAGEGMEHTRDARRKTRGKADTAFPTAGAGLEHRLRPERAPEVGGAWACPLAGAAIADRSRAGRAGPAGAVRRPVRRPEVGVSVRRGRVRGRGRGAVAASQAAAAPEEPEEGSAASVRRRPGARPRMEGPVECGARDQAELEQPVGGALGGTPEQRASGRLREPGHSAADPADPSDPADEAPSAPPGRRPRGGPAEEGARPEVPGDAPRPGRPAPREAAGSSPQLRRGPGGADGAAAEEEGAGALTLDPLEHAWMLSAADGRWDSLEGLLACEPGLLAKRDFITGFTCLHWAAKHGRQELLALLVRFAGQHRLPVNINARTSGGYTALHLAAMHGHVEVVKLLVGAYDADVDVRDYSGKKPSQYLSPSTAEEIRTLVGALDEDEAESTAGSGGGRWRLSRVLPSTLISGRLSHALEDGGDHHHHHHHLAEGLAAGKAKEPGRKASGSSSGRMKPRLNKIRFRTQIIHTTPSFRDPEQPLEEGEDEEEDRSFKGHSSSFKLRPKSNVFG